Proteins encoded within one genomic window of Acidobacteriota bacterium:
- a CDS encoding ATP-binding cassette domain-containing protein gives MSDGIQASIRIESVSKFYPGGTQALNAVSLDIGPGLFGLLGPNGAGKSTLMRIVCTLLEPSEGRVQVCGFDTVRQRLQVRRVIGYLPQEWGAWRLQRVEEVLDTLARLAGLDDRALRRRRVGEVLAAVGLEPVASRKVKKLSGGMLRRLGVAQALLADPPVLVVDEPTVGLDPEERIRFRQLMAGLGRERVVLLSTHIVADLGAGCARVALLDRGEIVFHGSPARLVAAARGRVFEVEPGQAAAEGVEEVSRTASAARVVLVGAAPPAGAREVREPTLEEAYLAFMARRGGHGSILPEVS, from the coding sequence ATGAGCGATGGCATCCAGGCTTCGATCCGCATCGAGTCCGTCAGCAAATTCTATCCGGGGGGAACCCAGGCTCTCAACGCCGTGAGTCTCGACATCGGACCGGGGCTCTTCGGCCTGCTTGGTCCCAACGGCGCGGGCAAGAGCACGCTGATGCGGATCGTCTGCACGCTGCTCGAGCCCAGCGAGGGGCGGGTCCAGGTTTGCGGCTTCGACACGGTCCGCCAGCGGCTCCAGGTGCGGCGCGTGATCGGCTACCTGCCCCAGGAGTGGGGCGCCTGGCGCTTGCAGCGGGTGGAGGAGGTGCTCGACACGCTGGCCCGGCTTGCGGGGCTCGACGATCGCGCCCTCCGCCGGAGGCGCGTGGGGGAAGTGCTGGCGGCGGTCGGGCTCGAGCCGGTGGCTTCGCGCAAGGTCAAGAAGCTCTCGGGGGGCATGCTCAGGCGCCTGGGGGTGGCCCAGGCGCTGCTGGCGGATCCCCCCGTCCTGGTGGTGGACGAGCCCACCGTCGGTCTCGACCCCGAGGAGAGAATCCGCTTTCGGCAACTGATGGCCGGACTCGGCCGGGAACGGGTGGTTCTGCTCTCCACCCACATCGTTGCGGACCTGGGCGCGGGCTGCGCCCGGGTGGCCCTGCTCGATCGGGGCGAGATCGTCTTCCACGGTTCTCCGGCGCGCCTGGTGGCTGCGGCCAGGGGTCGGGTTTTCGAGGTGGAGCCGGGGCAGGCCGCGGCGGAAGGCGTGGAAGAGGTTTCCCGCACGGCGTCAGCGGCCCGGGTCGTGCTGGTCGGCGCTGCCCCGCCGGCGGGAGCCCGGGAAGTGCGCGAGCCGACCCTCGAGGAAGCCTACCTGGCGTTCATGGCCCGGCGTGGCGGGCACGGTTCGATTCTCCCGGAGGTGTCCTGA
- a CDS encoding ABC transporter permease, with protein sequence MAGFSRLWAMAAMEMRLTRRLVRYWIFLFVAVVFSLALFTYHASIHYFASTHAASFALINPRYFAGSYGANFILLYLLGVIFLAFDVRARDVRERIHEVLDAKPAGNLEMLAGRWLGLLIASWIPMLLIFGFMVGVGGIFGEAPETVSAVLMVSAGALPALGLVIALVYLVSLGLRHRLAAALVLLVAWGLLFSVLSGWIPVPFFLVQAIDITGAYSLNFPSDLSTWLPGWPVVAQRVGYLSLTLGLLLLAALVHPRRDDSRSPGRVTAAAVCTAAGALLVVMLSWSNGADIRRLHHWERVHAARASEAVADLQLIEGRVKLDPGRRLDLDLRLTVAAAGDTSLDHLLLSLNPGLVVERLAVGGHELEFSQGDGLLEFDLPGVLEAGDSLSFDLEAGGLPDPLFAYIDHAYHPLEAKTDEGNVFLFGFENAIYERGLVALPAGCRWLPAMGAEVGRGSPRVHPRDLHRVRIDVEAPAGWKLAGPGVTAPVAPGAGGGEVWRIDGEVPLPPIGLFAGPYAERSLEVEGVTFRALVEPGHLERLAVLALAEGELREYLAGLVRDARELGLPVPGKVLTLVEVPHALRGYGGGWRRDSVQAQPGVVLMRESGLPTARFDVAFEKLDDADPATYEGGKARAIFDRTLLFVRGDTVGGNPLVNAARTLVDFRTAPRGPGGEALAFVNEVLASRLLTGEASYFSTRVFMGRRGSRVIGQAIARYMKNRDEGFAAALATLMTSRPSVWEAALSTSLVDLDPDRDPQKAIDVLTLKGGALSRSLIDALGRERSGALLAGLVQDGGTAGYGLEDYLDLAGGIDPDLAEWLRLGMETTELPAFRGAPAEVYRLEDAADGTPRYQLLVRVANDGAAPGLLRVRADLEGEGQAAASRLSDPIRLDAGVGVEIGMLSSVPPAAVKIEPYLAENRGAFEVPLDTAEAERVRAVAPFDGTRPWSPPPPDGDLVFVDDLDPDIRFIAPEAGGWFRRSVGRREELDHGLPARAFSGSGLRNWARVERLSAAGRYRHTLAAVRAEPGEHRVVVPARLPEAGEWTLEVHYAGTPGAAAPTGSWHFGVEEASEGREFSWKLEFDEPGWYPVETMDLLEGDVEVSITADENTRLLFFDALRWRRTRPPGGGGEVRE encoded by the coding sequence ATGGCCGGTTTCAGCAGGCTGTGGGCGATGGCGGCGATGGAAATGCGGCTCACCCGTCGCCTGGTGCGCTACTGGATCTTCCTTTTCGTGGCCGTGGTCTTCTCGCTGGCCCTGTTCACCTATCACGCCTCGATTCACTACTTCGCCTCGACCCACGCGGCCAGCTTCGCCCTGATCAATCCACGCTATTTCGCCGGCAGCTACGGGGCCAACTTCATCCTGCTCTACCTGCTGGGTGTGATCTTTCTCGCCTTCGACGTCCGCGCACGAGACGTAAGGGAGCGCATCCACGAGGTTCTCGACGCCAAGCCCGCCGGCAACCTGGAAATGCTGGCGGGCCGCTGGCTGGGACTGCTGATCGCCTCCTGGATTCCCATGCTGCTGATCTTCGGCTTCATGGTGGGGGTCGGGGGCATCTTCGGCGAGGCTCCGGAGACGGTCTCGGCGGTGCTCATGGTCAGTGCGGGTGCCCTGCCGGCCCTCGGCCTGGTCATTGCCCTGGTCTACCTGGTGTCCCTGGGTCTGCGCCACCGGCTGGCGGCAGCCCTGGTCCTGCTGGTCGCCTGGGGCCTGCTTTTCTCGGTACTCTCGGGATGGATCCCCGTCCCCTTCTTCCTCGTCCAGGCGATCGACATCACCGGGGCCTATTCGCTGAACTTCCCCTCCGATCTGTCCACGTGGCTTCCCGGATGGCCGGTGGTGGCCCAGCGGGTCGGATACCTGTCGTTGACCCTGGGCCTGCTGCTCCTGGCGGCGCTGGTCCATCCCCGTCGGGACGACAGTCGATCCCCGGGCCGGGTGACCGCCGCCGCGGTCTGCACCGCGGCGGGGGCGCTGCTGGTGGTGATGCTCTCCTGGTCCAACGGGGCGGATATCCGGCGCCTGCATCACTGGGAGCGGGTTCACGCCGCACGGGCCTCGGAGGCGGTGGCCGACCTGCAGCTCATCGAGGGGCGGGTCAAGCTCGATCCGGGCCGGCGGCTGGACCTGGATCTGCGCCTGACGGTGGCCGCCGCCGGCGACACGTCCCTCGATCACCTGCTGCTTTCCCTCAACCCCGGCCTGGTGGTCGAGCGTCTTGCGGTCGGCGGTCACGAACTGGAGTTCTCCCAGGGCGACGGCCTGCTCGAATTCGATCTGCCCGGGGTCCTGGAAGCCGGAGACAGCCTGAGTTTCGACCTGGAGGCGGGCGGTCTGCCCGATCCGCTCTTCGCGTACATCGACCACGCCTACCATCCCCTCGAGGCCAAGACCGATGAGGGGAACGTCTTTCTCTTCGGTTTCGAAAACGCGATCTACGAGCGGGGGCTGGTGGCCTTGCCGGCCGGCTGCCGCTGGTTGCCGGCGATGGGCGCCGAGGTGGGGCGGGGCTCTCCGCGGGTCCATCCCCGGGACCTGCACCGCGTGCGGATCGACGTGGAGGCTCCCGCCGGGTGGAAACTCGCCGGCCCCGGTGTGACGGCGCCCGTCGCCCCGGGCGCCGGCGGGGGCGAGGTGTGGCGCATCGACGGGGAGGTTCCTCTGCCCCCCATCGGGCTTTTCGCCGGGCCTTACGCCGAGCGCAGCCTCGAGGTGGAAGGCGTGACCTTCCGGGCTCTTGTCGAACCGGGACACCTCGAGCGTCTGGCGGTGCTGGCGCTGGCGGAGGGGGAGCTGCGCGAGTACCTGGCCGGGCTGGTGCGCGATGCCCGGGAACTGGGTCTGCCGGTTCCCGGAAAGGTGTTGACGCTGGTCGAGGTGCCCCATGCGCTCAGGGGCTATGGCGGCGGTTGGCGCCGGGATTCGGTCCAGGCCCAGCCGGGGGTCGTGCTGATGCGGGAGTCGGGACTCCCCACGGCCCGCTTCGACGTGGCTTTCGAAAAACTGGACGATGCCGACCCGGCCACGTACGAGGGGGGCAAGGCCCGGGCGATCTTCGATCGGACGCTGCTTTTCGTCCGGGGCGATACGGTCGGTGGCAACCCGCTGGTCAACGCGGCCCGCACGCTGGTGGATTTCCGCACCGCGCCGCGGGGACCGGGTGGAGAGGCGCTGGCTTTCGTCAACGAGGTGCTCGCCTCCCGGCTGCTGACCGGCGAGGCATCCTATTTCTCGACCCGGGTCTTCATGGGTCGTCGAGGCTCCCGGGTCATCGGCCAGGCGATAGCCCGCTACATGAAGAACCGGGACGAAGGGTTCGCCGCCGCGCTGGCGACATTGATGACCAGCCGGCCTTCCGTGTGGGAGGCGGCTCTTTCCACCAGCCTCGTGGACCTGGATCCCGACAGGGACCCGCAGAAGGCGATCGATGTGCTCACGCTCAAGGGCGGCGCGTTGAGTCGTTCGCTGATCGATGCGCTGGGACGGGAGCGGAGCGGAGCCTTGCTCGCCGGCCTGGTGCAGGACGGTGGTACGGCCGGCTACGGTCTCGAAGACTACCTGGACCTGGCCGGCGGGATCGACCCCGACCTGGCGGAGTGGTTGCGCCTGGGGATGGAGACGACGGAGCTGCCGGCGTTCCGCGGGGCCCCGGCGGAAGTCTATCGCCTCGAGGACGCGGCCGACGGGACACCCCGCTACCAGTTGCTGGTGCGTGTGGCCAACGACGGCGCGGCCCCCGGCCTGCTGCGCGTCCGGGCCGACCTCGAGGGCGAGGGCCAGGCGGCCGCCAGCCGGCTGAGCGATCCGATTCGCCTCGATGCAGGCGTCGGGGTGGAGATCGGCATGCTCAGCAGCGTGCCGCCGGCCGCGGTGAAGATCGAGCCCTACCTGGCCGAGAACCGCGGTGCCTTCGAGGTGCCCCTCGACACCGCCGAAGCGGAGCGGGTGCGCGCCGTGGCGCCGTTCGACGGGACCCGGCCCTGGTCCCCGCCTCCGCCGGACGGGGATCTCGTCTTCGTCGACGATCTCGATCCGGACATCCGCTTCATCGCGCCCGAGGCGGGCGGCTGGTTTCGCCGGAGCGTCGGCCGCCGGGAAGAACTCGACCACGGGCTGCCGGCCCGGGCCTTTTCCGGCAGCGGTCTGCGGAACTGGGCCAGGGTCGAGCGTCTCAGCGCCGCGGGGCGCTATCGCCACACCCTGGCCGCTGTGCGGGCCGAGCCGGGCGAACACCGGGTGGTGGTGCCCGCGCGACTGCCCGAGGCGGGAGAATGGACGCTCGAAGTGCACTATGCTGGGACGCCGGGAGCCGCGGCCCCCACGGGAAGCTGGCACTTCGGCGTCGAAGAGGCCTCGGAGGGAAGAGAGTTCTCCTGGAAGCTGGAGTTCGACGAGCCGGGTTGGTATCCGGTGGAGACCATGGATCTGCTGGAGGGAGACGTGGAGGTTTCCATAACGGCGGACGAGAACACGCGGTTGCTTTTCTTCGACGCGCTCCGCTGGAGGCGCACTCGGCCGCCGGGAGGTGGAGGGGAGGTTCGCGAATGA
- a CDS encoding efflux RND transporter periplasmic adaptor subunit, whose translation MPLLLAGAGLAACSPQAREEKIEFRVPVRVQAVGTADVEDGIVATGSVRASEVVALTVESPGLLEIARLKEGGRRLAEGDLVTRGQAIAAIRGEEVRLAARTESTERRYLTALRDYDSKKKLFEAGLIAEQELIAAEAALADARLEVERSRYTEKQTRLVSPIAGVILELARDATGQPLADGQRVTAGFTVARIAPLDPVVADVDILGPDIARVRVGLPARVRHHGWPDHTFPGHVLRLAPTLDPKTRSLRVEVEVANPDLVLRPGMFVEATLIAETREGVTVVPREAVTERSGRKVVFVLRGQRVAEREVRLGLGDDDVVEVLSGVEPGEKIVVKGLETLADESRVRVTGS comes from the coding sequence ATGCCGCTCCTCCTGGCGGGAGCGGGCCTGGCGGCCTGCTCGCCCCAGGCGCGCGAGGAAAAGATCGAGTTCCGTGTCCCGGTGCGGGTGCAGGCGGTGGGCACCGCTGACGTGGAAGACGGGATCGTGGCCACCGGCAGCGTGCGGGCCAGCGAGGTCGTCGCCTTGACGGTGGAATCGCCCGGTTTGCTGGAGATCGCCCGTCTGAAGGAGGGTGGTCGGCGACTGGCGGAAGGTGACCTGGTGACCCGGGGGCAGGCGATCGCCGCGATTCGCGGCGAGGAAGTCCGCCTGGCGGCACGTACCGAGTCGACCGAACGGCGCTACCTGACGGCGCTGCGCGACTACGACTCGAAGAAGAAGCTCTTCGAGGCCGGACTGATCGCCGAGCAAGAACTGATCGCGGCCGAGGCCGCTTTGGCCGACGCCCGCCTCGAGGTCGAGCGAAGCCGCTACACGGAAAAGCAGACCCGTCTCGTCTCGCCCATCGCGGGAGTCATCCTCGAACTGGCGCGCGACGCCACCGGACAGCCCCTGGCCGATGGCCAGCGGGTGACGGCGGGTTTCACCGTCGCGCGCATCGCCCCTCTCGACCCCGTGGTGGCCGACGTGGATATTCTCGGTCCGGACATCGCGCGGGTGAGGGTGGGACTCCCGGCCCGGGTGCGGCATCACGGCTGGCCCGATCACACCTTTCCCGGTCACGTGCTGCGCCTGGCGCCGACCCTCGATCCCAAGACCCGCTCCCTGCGGGTCGAGGTGGAAGTCGCCAACCCCGACCTGGTGCTCCGGCCCGGCATGTTCGTCGAGGCGACGCTGATCGCCGAGACCCGCGAGGGAGTGACGGTGGTGCCCCGCGAAGCGGTCACCGAACGCTCGGGACGCAAGGTGGTCTTCGTGCTGCGTGGCCAGAGAGTGGCCGAGCGGGAGGTGCGGCTCGGCCTGGGCGACGATGACGTGGTGGAAGTGCTCAGCGGGGTCGAACCCGGTGAGAAGATCGTCGTCAAGGGCCTCGAAACCCTGGCCGACGAGAGCCGAGTGCGCGTGACGGGGTCTTGA
- a CDS encoding efflux RND transporter permease subunit, whose translation MERWIRIAARRPVAMVVIALAAVLVGYRAFRLLPVDLLPDLESPTVVVSIRSGNRPPLEMEQLYGQQVEQRLFTVRGIRSIAQVARTGRLLATVVFAWDADMDLALIEVQKAMAPMGADPNVDEVLVRRFDPRQSPVMTLGLVGAGGPRALAELRRIARRRLAPALERIEGVAEARVLGGREREIRIDVDPLVLGSLGLSLEQLAARLQAANVDIEAGTLEEGGRVYLVRSRQRFESSEDVARVVLVYPSSGQPSARPIHLGDVARVYEADRQITHLVRIDGREGVSLSIFKEAGANTVDVSRRLRAALAPLAEDLPGVEVGVIVDQARVVESSIREVRRAALLGVLLAVGVLALFLRAAGPTVVVAAVIPVSLFATLFVMRLADRSLNVMTLAGLALGAGMLVDNAIVVVEAIYRRLDAGGGRLEAIVQGTGEVAGAIGASTLTTCIVFLPVLFVQGLAARLVEGLSLAVMAALLVSLLAAVFLIPALSTWLLPRERVRAFDPGRRAVERLTGRAVEHPWLVLLAATAAVAGSGWGLGRLGTELLPPADPQSFSLRLVAKAGMPVEATAEVAGRVEDILREASHGTAQAILSEVGRLPEDDRQVREEQFEENTARITVSLSGEGPGAREVVAAARDAVASLAGLSVEWELGGSALARSLGHMGAPLAVEIGGRSLADLREASVALRRRAAARAELWNVRSSLEGGPPELHVVIDRNLADALGVTPQLVARSLQAALEGFDVTRLVRGDEELEVTLHTPRIRRDQLERLPLFTTGGKRLALGDVARFEEVEGAREILRRNQRRVARVTARVAPGVSYPQAVRALEEVVAGFEPPPGLRLRLAGEEEERVAALGELLGALAMALLLVFMVLAGKFESLLHPFTVLASVPLALVGVACVMVPLGWPLGVMALLGLILLAGVAVNDAILLVDTAERWRRVEGLEAAPAIARAAGLRWRPILMTTLTTVLALAPLAFGWDEAARLRAPLALTVIGGLLASTVASLFVIPSLYLLLHRLRFRRRVP comes from the coding sequence GTGGAACGCTGGATCCGGATCGCCGCCCGCCGGCCCGTGGCGATGGTGGTCATCGCGCTGGCGGCGGTACTCGTCGGTTACCGGGCCTTCCGGCTTCTGCCCGTCGATCTGCTGCCGGACCTGGAGTCGCCCACCGTCGTCGTCTCGATACGCTCCGGTAACCGGCCGCCGCTGGAGATGGAGCAGCTCTACGGCCAGCAGGTCGAACAACGGCTGTTCACGGTGCGCGGTATCCGCTCGATCGCCCAGGTGGCGCGGACCGGTCGGCTGCTCGCCACGGTGGTCTTCGCCTGGGATGCCGACATGGACCTGGCGCTGATCGAGGTGCAGAAGGCGATGGCACCGATGGGGGCCGATCCGAACGTGGACGAGGTGCTGGTTCGTCGCTTCGACCCCCGCCAATCCCCGGTGATGACCCTCGGCCTGGTGGGCGCGGGAGGGCCGCGGGCCCTCGCCGAGTTGCGGCGGATCGCGCGACGACGGCTGGCTCCCGCTCTCGAGCGCATCGAGGGCGTGGCCGAGGCCCGGGTGCTCGGCGGCCGGGAACGGGAGATCCGGATCGACGTGGACCCCCTGGTTCTCGGCTCCCTCGGACTGTCCCTCGAGCAGCTCGCCGCGCGGCTGCAGGCGGCCAACGTGGATATCGAGGCGGGCACCCTGGAGGAGGGAGGCCGGGTCTACCTGGTGCGCAGCCGCCAGCGCTTCGAGAGCAGCGAGGACGTGGCCCGGGTCGTGCTGGTCTACCCCTCGAGTGGGCAGCCGAGCGCGCGGCCGATCCACCTGGGCGACGTGGCGCGGGTCTACGAGGCCGATCGACAGATCACGCACCTGGTACGGATCGATGGGCGGGAAGGGGTGAGCCTGTCCATTTTCAAGGAGGCGGGAGCCAATACGGTGGACGTCTCGCGCCGGTTGCGCGCGGCCCTCGCGCCGCTGGCGGAAGACCTGCCGGGAGTCGAGGTCGGCGTGATCGTCGACCAGGCCCGGGTGGTGGAGTCTTCGATTCGGGAGGTGCGGCGGGCCGCCCTGCTGGGAGTGTTGTTGGCGGTGGGAGTGCTGGCGCTCTTCCTGCGCGCCGCCGGTCCGACCGTGGTGGTCGCGGCGGTGATCCCGGTCTCGCTCTTCGCCACCCTGTTCGTGATGCGCCTGGCCGACCGTTCCCTGAACGTGATGACCCTCGCCGGCCTGGCCCTCGGCGCGGGGATGCTCGTCGACAACGCCATCGTGGTGGTGGAGGCGATCTACCGCCGCCTGGATGCGGGGGGCGGACGCCTGGAGGCCATCGTCCAGGGGACCGGAGAGGTGGCCGGGGCCATCGGGGCGAGCACCCTGACCACCTGCATCGTCTTCCTGCCGGTGCTCTTCGTCCAGGGGCTGGCCGCGCGGCTGGTGGAGGGGCTGTCGCTGGCGGTGATGGCGGCGCTGCTGGTCTCGCTGCTGGCCGCGGTTTTCCTGATTCCGGCCCTGTCGACATGGCTGTTGCCCCGCGAGCGGGTCCGGGCTTTCGATCCCGGTCGAAGGGCGGTCGAGAGGCTGACCGGCCGCGCCGTCGAGCACCCCTGGCTCGTCCTGCTGGCGGCGACGGCGGCGGTGGCGGGGAGCGGATGGGGGCTCGGTCGCCTGGGGACGGAATTGCTGCCGCCTGCGGATCCGCAGAGCTTCTCCCTGCGACTGGTGGCCAAAGCGGGCATGCCGGTGGAGGCCACCGCCGAGGTGGCGGGCCGGGTGGAGGATATCCTGCGGGAAGCGAGTCATGGCACCGCGCAGGCGATTCTCTCGGAGGTCGGCCGGCTGCCCGAAGACGACCGCCAGGTGCGGGAAGAGCAGTTCGAGGAGAACACCGCTCGGATCACCGTCTCCCTTTCGGGGGAGGGGCCCGGTGCGCGGGAGGTCGTGGCCGCCGCCCGGGACGCGGTGGCGTCCCTGGCGGGACTTTCGGTGGAGTGGGAACTGGGCGGGTCGGCCCTGGCCCGGTCCCTGGGGCACATGGGAGCGCCCCTGGCGGTGGAGATCGGCGGTCGTTCCCTGGCCGACCTGAGGGAGGCCTCCGTGGCCCTGCGCCGTCGGGCCGCGGCCCGTGCGGAGCTGTGGAACGTGCGCTCCTCGCTGGAAGGTGGCCCGCCCGAGTTGCACGTGGTCATCGACCGCAACCTGGCCGACGCCCTGGGCGTCACCCCGCAGCTGGTGGCCCGCAGCCTCCAGGCGGCCCTCGAAGGCTTCGATGTCACCCGCCTGGTGCGGGGTGACGAGGAGCTGGAGGTCACCCTGCACACCCCGCGCATCCGGCGGGATCAGCTCGAGCGGCTGCCCCTTTTCACCACCGGCGGCAAGCGCCTGGCCCTCGGTGACGTGGCCCGCTTCGAAGAGGTCGAGGGCGCGCGGGAGATTTTGCGCCGCAACCAGCGACGGGTGGCGCGCGTCACCGCCCGGGTGGCACCGGGGGTGAGCTATCCCCAGGCCGTGCGGGCCCTCGAGGAAGTGGTCGCCGGCTTCGAGCCGCCCCCGGGCCTGCGACTCCGCCTGGCGGGTGAGGAGGAAGAGCGTGTGGCGGCCCTGGGGGAGTTGCTCGGAGCGCTGGCGATGGCCCTGCTGTTGGTCTTCATGGTGCTGGCGGGCAAGTTCGAGTCGCTGCTCCATCCCTTCACGGTTCTCGCCTCGGTGCCCCTGGCCCTGGTGGGTGTGGCCTGCGTCATGGTTCCCCTGGGCTGGCCCCTGGGAGTGATGGCCCTGCTGGGGCTGATCCTGTTGGCGGGGGTGGCGGTCAACGACGCGATCCTGCTGGTGGACACCGCCGAGCGGTGGCGCCGGGTCGAGGGGCTGGAGGCCGCCCCGGCCATCGCAAGGGCGGCGGGTCTTCGCTGGCGGCCGATCCTGATGACCACCCTGACCACGGTGCTGGCCCTGGCGCCCCTGGCCTTCGGCTGGGACGAGGCGGCTCGACTGCGGGCTCCTCTCGCGCTGACGGTGATCGGCGGACTGCTCGCCTCGACCGTCGCGTCGCTCTTCGTGATTCCCTCTCTCTACCTGCTCCTGCATCGCCTGCGCTTCCGGCGCCGGGTCCCATGA